In Alkalihalobacillus sp. AL-G, the genomic stretch CGGAACCGTATACTACCTTGTTCATGACATGATTATAAAGGCAGCACTCTTCCTGATTGTGGGTGCGGTCGCTATAGTGGCCGGAACGTCTGATTTACGGAAGATCAGTGGCCTTATTGCCCATTATCCGCTGCTTGGCTGGCTGTTTTTCATCGCATGCATTACACTTGCAGGAATACCACCGTTTAGTGGTTTTATCGGTAAATTACTTCTGCTCAAAAGTGCATTTGCGACTGGCCATTATGTAATAGCTGGTATTGGTTTAATTACAAGTTTATTGATTTTAATATCAGTCATCCGAATATTTGTTCAAGGATTTTGGGGTGAACGAATGACCCTTCCAACAGGTAAACCTTCGATCACACCGTTGTATATACCAATATCATTCTTATTATTCTTTTCGATTGTCCTTGGGGTCGGAGCTGAATGGTTCCTCCCATACGTCCAACAAATCGGCGTTGATCTGATGAATCCTTCGGGATATGTAGACGCAGTACTAAAGGAGTAGATCATTATGGCGTTTCAACTATTGATCAATCTCGCAATCGGGTTAATATGGATGTTTTTATCGGAAACCTATACGTTTGTGAGCTTTTTAATCGGATTTGTGATCGGAATTTTCCTGTTACTTTTGCTTAACCGATTTATTCCCGACACGTTCTATTTTAACTACGTGGTTGCGATTTGGAGATTGATCCTACTCTTTATAAAAGAGCTGTTCATTGCCAATATCGATGTGCTGAAAATGGTGTATAAGCCAAAACTGGATATGCAGCCCGGAATCATTGCTCTTCCGACGGAGTTACGATCAAATTGGGAGATCACGCTTCTCGCAAACTTGATCACATTAACACCCGGAACATTATCAGTCGATGTTTCTTCTGACAACCGTTTCATTTATATCCATGCGATGGACTTACCTGATGTCGATGAAGTCATTACACAGATTAAAGAGACCTTTGAGAAAGCTATAAAGGATGTGACACGATGAGCCCCTTTTTAAATACGGTGACCTGGATATGTTTAATCGTCAATGCAATTTCAATCGCTATGCTGCTTTATCGTGCCATAAAAGGACCTTCTAATCCAGATCGTGTAGTTGCTATTGACACGATCGGCATTAACCTGATTTCCATGACCGGGATCATAGCCATTCATCTCAACACAACACAGCTGAACGATATTATATTGCTGATCGGCATTTTGACGTTTATCGCGACTGTAGCCATTGCGAAATTTTTGGAAAAGGGTGTTATCATTGATCGAAGTCGTGATTAGTATATTACTGTTAATCGGCACGTTCTTTGTCTTTTCAAGTTCACTTGGCCTATTGCGGTTTCCTGATGTATACTCAAGGCTGCATGCTGCTACAAAGAGTGCAACGCTCGGTGTAGCAGGGGTTTTACTAGCGGCGTTTCTGTTTTTCTTATTTGATGAGGATATGGTGAGCGGAAAATTGATTCTCGGTATACTATTTGTCCTTCTAACAGCTCCAGTCAGTGGTCATATGATATCGAGGGCAGCTTATCGGACGGGTGTACCGCTTTCTGATCGTAGCATTAAGGATGAACTTCATGATATTTATAATGAAAAAAAGATGGACCAAAATGATTCAATGGATTAACGCGAAGGAAGCGGCTCCAGAACGGGCCGCCTTTTTAATTTTTCAGGGTCAAATGAATGTAAAAAATACTTTCTTATTCCCTAATTGTGGCATATAATAGTTTTAATCAACTCATTGAAATTGGTTTTTCTTTCATAAAAGTGTTCAAAATGCGCCGGACTTTTGAACATCCTTATGGAGAATCCAATAGGGAGTGATCATATCATGTATTTTTTAGAGAGGTTTGACCAGTCCTTAAAACGATTTAAAAGTCAAACTGCAAACATCCTGACCTTATTAAATCTGACTCTTGGGGCTATTGCACTTGTGTTTATCCTGAGAGGACAGCTTGAACTTAGCTTTTGGTTTATCTTTCTCTGCGCTTTGTTCGATCGCTTCGACGGGATGGTTGCAAGAAAGCTCCAAATTGAATCTGAGCTGGGTAAGCAGCTAGATTCATTGTGTGACCTTATCTCGTTTGGCATCGCGCCTGCATTTTTGATTTATCAAGCTAGCTTGCACGAGTTTGGTATTCCTGGAATTGTTTTTATTCTAATTTATATCATTTGTGGAGCAATTCGGTTAGCTAGGTTCAACATCACAGAATTTAATGGCCATTTTTCAGGGGTTCCCATCACAGCTGCAGGCTGTTTGCTTGCACTTTCCTATTTAACTACGAACCTCCTTCCAAACTTTGTATTTATGTTTCTTGTCATTATCCTTTCATTTTTAATGATAAGTACGGTTCGAGTGAAAAAGCGTTAATTACAAAAGGAGTTGTTCAACAAAGAACAACTCCTTTTGTTTTGTTGTTTTGTAGCATTATTTGGTCAGGTCTAAGAATTCCTCAACATCCTGAACAGCTGATTGGATCGCTTGCTTCCAAAAGTGTGGTTTCGTCAAGTCTTCACCAAGATGTTTTTCTGCCAGTTCTTCAACTGACATTGATCCGGTATCCTTCAGTAAAGCGATATATTTTTCCTCAAATGCTGTTCCCTGTTCCTTGGCCTTAGCATAAATTCCTGCACTAAACAAGTAGCCGAATGTGTATGGGAAATTATAAAAAGGTACGTCTGTAATATAGAAATGAAGCTTTGATGCCCAGAAGTACGGATGATATTCCCCTAATGCATCACAATGTGCTTCTTTCTGTGCTTCCTCCATCAATTCCTTTAACCGTGACACGGAAACAAGGCCTTGTTCTCTCTCTTTATAAAAGCGAGTCTCGAATAAGAAACGAGCATGAATGTTCATGAAGAATGCGATTGAGCGCTGAATTTTATCCTCTAATAAAACAAGTCGTTCATCTTCTGTTTTTGCGTTTGCAACCGCTGCGTCCGAAACAACCATTTCAGCATAGGTCGAAGCTGTTTCTGCTACATTCATCGCATAGTTCTGGTTTAAATACGGTAAATCATCCATAACATGCTGATGATACGCATGCCCGAGTTCGTGAGCAAGGGTTGATACATTACTTGGTGTACCAGAGTACGTCATGAAGATCCGTGTTTCCTTTGAATTCGGGAAACTTGTGCAGAAGCCCCCAGGTCGCTTACCAGAACGATCCTCCGCTTCAATCCAAGCTTTTTCAAACGCCCCTTTTGAAAACTCGCTCATTTTCGGATTGTATTGGTTAAATTGCTCAATGATAAAGTTAGCCGCTTCATCGTAGGAAAGTTTTGTTTCCGTACTTCCAACTGGTGCGTCGATATCCGTCCAGCCTAGTTTTTCAAGACCAAGCATATCTGCTTTACGCTCAAGGTATTTAACAAATTTGTTCTTATGCTGAACAATAACATCCCACATTGTATCAAGTGTTTCCTGAGACATACGGTTGATACTGAGGGGCTCTTTTAAGACAGAGGACCAATCTCGATGTTCGTAGGTACTAAGCCGGAATCCCGCGAGATGATTCAATGCCTCTGCACAGAAATCCTCCTGCTCCTCCCATGCCTTTTCATAGCTTTCGAAAGCACGGTGACGAACTTCCGGATCTTTACTGGATAGTTTGTTATCCAATTGTCCTACAGAAAGCTCCTTTACTTCACCGTCTTCTTCGAACGGAATGTTCATTTTCCCGACGACCATATCATATAAGTTGGACCATGCATGATAGCCATCAACTGCAAGGTCATTAATGAGTGACTCTTGATCGTACGAAAGCTTTTCAACCGCATGTGAACGGCGCTCACTCAATATGAATGAATATGGATACAACTGGTCATATTGCAAGATCGTCTTCCAATCGTTATCCGATACGTGAGTAAGTATTTCATCAAAGCGAGTCCAAACAGAATGATATTTAGCACTGATTTGTTCAAGCTTCCCTCTAAGCGCAAGTGCATCTTTGTCTTTCACATCCTGGGCAACGAGGCAGCCGACGAATGCTCCCGACTCGTGCAGCTTGGCAGATAGTCGACTGATTTCTTCTACAACATCGGCCAGCTGCTGGTGACTCTCGGGATTGCATTTTTGTACATTTTCCTTTGCGTTTTCCACATCTTCTTCAATGGACATGATATAGGTCTTCAATTCCTCTGAAGCACTTCCACCGGAAAAT encodes the following:
- a CDS encoding Na+/H+ antiporter subunit E, with translation MAFQLLINLAIGLIWMFLSETYTFVSFLIGFVIGIFLLLLLNRFIPDTFYFNYVVAIWRLILLFIKELFIANIDVLKMVYKPKLDMQPGIIALPTELRSNWEITLLANLITLTPGTLSVDVSSDNRFIYIHAMDLPDVDEVITQIKETFEKAIKDVTR
- a CDS encoding Na(+)/H(+) antiporter subunit F1, with the translated sequence MSPFLNTVTWICLIVNAISIAMLLYRAIKGPSNPDRVVAIDTIGINLISMTGIIAIHLNTTQLNDIILLIGILTFIATVAIAKFLEKGVIIDRSRD
- the mnhG gene encoding monovalent cation/H(+) antiporter subunit G encodes the protein MLSLIEVVISILLLIGTFFVFSSSLGLLRFPDVYSRLHAATKSATLGVAGVLLAAFLFFLFDEDMVSGKLILGILFVLLTAPVSGHMISRAAYRTGVPLSDRSIKDELHDIYNEKKMDQNDSMD
- the pssA gene encoding CDP-diacylglycerol--serine O-phosphatidyltransferase; translated protein: MYFLERFDQSLKRFKSQTANILTLLNLTLGAIALVFILRGQLELSFWFIFLCALFDRFDGMVARKLQIESELGKQLDSLCDLISFGIAPAFLIYQASLHEFGIPGIVFILIYIICGAIRLARFNITEFNGHFSGVPITAAGCLLALSYLTTNLLPNFVFMFLVIILSFLMISTVRVKKR
- a CDS encoding M3 family oligoendopeptidase, with the protein product MKLTKLPQAWNLENIFSGGSASEELKTYIMSIEEDVENAKENVQKCNPESHQQLADVVEEISRLSAKLHESGAFVGCLVAQDVKDKDALALRGKLEQISAKYHSVWTRFDEILTHVSDNDWKTILQYDQLYPYSFILSERRSHAVEKLSYDQESLINDLAVDGYHAWSNLYDMVVGKMNIPFEEDGEVKELSVGQLDNKLSSKDPEVRHRAFESYEKAWEEQEDFCAEALNHLAGFRLSTYEHRDWSSVLKEPLSINRMSQETLDTMWDVIVQHKNKFVKYLERKADMLGLEKLGWTDIDAPVGSTETKLSYDEAANFIIEQFNQYNPKMSEFSKGAFEKAWIEAEDRSGKRPGGFCTSFPNSKETRIFMTYSGTPSNVSTLAHELGHAYHQHVMDDLPYLNQNYAMNVAETASTYAEMVVSDAAVANAKTEDERLVLLEDKIQRSIAFFMNIHARFLFETRFYKEREQGLVSVSRLKELMEEAQKEAHCDALGEYHPYFWASKLHFYITDVPFYNFPYTFGYLFSAGIYAKAKEQGTAFEEKYIALLKDTGSMSVEELAEKHLGEDLTKPHFWKQAIQSAVQDVEEFLDLTK